The Osmia bicornis bicornis chromosome 16, iOsmBic2.1, whole genome shotgun sequence genome includes the window GATGCACTCAAGAAATTATTTGCCAAATGCCGGGATGGAAAAATACGCGTGTTGAAAGTTTCAATTGAAAACGGTAAGTTTGTATCTTCGAACACCCATATAagattttcctttctttatcATCTGATTGTATCTGAAAGAGATAAAAATCATCTCCATTTTGTAGAAGAACTAGCGCCCGCTGCTTTTTCAAAACCAGCAAACAAGTGGCAAGATGATTATGATAAAATGATTAAACCTCTGATCGTTGAGAATCAACCTGCCTATATTCTTTATAGACTCGATACTAAATCTCCTGATTCCGGGTATGATTGGTTATTCATTTCGTGGTCACCTGACACTGCGCCAGTTAGGCAAAAGATGCTGTACGCATCTACTAAAGCTACTTTGAAACAGGAATTTGGCACAGCATCTATAAAAGAAGAATTGCATGGTACAGTGCCAGAAGATATAACGCTAGAAGGTTAtcataaatataaaagaaacgaTGCTGCTCCGGCACCGCTAACCACAGCAGAAGAAGAATTAGCGGAACTTAAGAAAACTACGGTTACTACTGATTATAGCGTGGAAACGAGACATCAGACATTGAGCGGGGTTGCTTTTCCTGTAACAGATGAAGCAAAACAGGCGATCACAGATCTTGGTAAAGGCATACACGAATATGTTCAACTGAAGATCGATTTAGAAGAGGAAAAGATACATTTAGTTACAGCTTGTGATGTTTCATTGGATAAACTACCGACTAAAGTTCCATCAGATTCTGCCAGATATcatctttataattttaagcATACTCATGAAGGAGATTACATGGAATGTATAGGTACGTgtaaaaaacaagaaaatagAAGTACGATAGTCATTTGCTAAATAATATGTGTGTACGTGTTGCAGTTTTTATATATAGTATGCCAGGATATAGTTGTAGTATCAAAGAAAGAATGCTGTATTCATCGTGTAAAGCGCCTCTTCTAGATCTTATACAGTCGCTTGGAGTAAGCATAACAAAAAAAGTAAGTAggtataatatttcttttataatcgcttattttattcttttcatttgttttaacATTAATATATCAGTACAGTTATTTAAAACTGATAAACTGATAAACTTTATTTAGGTAATTACTATTTTGTTACAAGCAAAGAATATGTTTTACTACATTCTATAGCTcttcttatattttatttcattttgttaatttctttttttatataaacgaTTGTTGAAATTAaggtattttttttctataaaaattggtAAATCCTAGTTGGAAGTAAATAGTGGTGAGGAGTTGGCAGACATGTTAGAAGATCCTCCAACCATAAAAGAAACAGCTGCAATAACTCCTGCAACTCCATCAACGCCCTATGCTCCTACTCAATCTATACCTGAGAAAAAATCAAAGCAGAAGAGATCTTGTGTCTTGAGTTAACCAATTCTCCGTTTTTTTGTCTGCCATTATTCTTGAATGTTTTCCACGTGTTAAAGCATTTTAAGATGTTGCACAAATGAAATATCTTCTTTcatgaattttgaatttgtgATAGTATGATATTGATACTGGATATGTTATTTAGTATGAAATAATGTAATGGGtttctaatatttcatattagCATATATAGTTACACTTGttctgaaataatttaaatgaggagaaaaatttaatatgtcTTTATAGGGATAAATtcttattaattaacaatatttattgatatttagtAATAATTGGTCAAAGTGATACATATATCTATATAGCGAGTCAGAGTAGACCAAACAGtgtatttttctaaattttaaaaacaaaattgtcATGTTAAGATCTTATTGAAATAGCTTTTGATAACTGTAAGAGATCAATGACATTTACAACTCCATAAGATGTCTTGTTGATTCGTATTGTATTGCAATGAACGGTTGTTCATTCGCATCAAGAATACTATAAACATGCAATGAGATTCAGTTGCTTGACGTTGAAAGTGAAGCCTTCTACTTGATTTTGCATTTCTAATTATGTATATCAATGTCTGAGATGGACAGAACTTACATAAAAGTCTTgtaaaagtaatatttttttcatatatatatatatacatatatatagtTCCTTTACTCATTTTATAGTTTACATTATGATTcctatatttttaatatttatgtttCAGATGTATAAAAAGTCCAGTGAGTTGACTGTGTGAATTAGTTCCTAGTCCAATGAAAAGTGATATATATTATAAGTCTCATTTTcgtatttgtaattttattaagtGAAACTTGAAGGCTTGACTTTCAAATTCGGTCAGGCACTTGCATAGAAATTAGTGATATAGAATAGAGTGTTTTAAACAAATATCTGTGGTAACTTGCATACCTTATGTGATTattagagaaagaaagagagaaagagagttaGGGAAAATTCCATGCGCTCTAGTTAGTTGATGCCACTCACCTAACTTCTCTgcataaatatatgaaaatatagcAGACAAGTGATATATATGTGCAAATACCACAATGAAATGTGGATATATTTTCTTTGCACacaattatcattttttaatgcaAACTAGTGATAATACTAGTTACTTTACAtatgtattaaattatatatcatGTTCTATATTATTGTAAATGATACAAAATATTAGATTCCACAAATATGTGTACGAAGACTGATCTTGGTATGTCCCATTGGCTGTATAGTCTAGAAATCTTGTGGTGTTCAAATTCATGTAGGTTGAAGTGTTTTCCATACTTCctccaaattttttttttgttaatcgTTTTTCTCCTACTTTCCAAGTTCGAGTAATCTAAAtggtataaaatataatactcAGTTTATGACAAAGCAAACAAATGTTTTtatataaaaggaaaagaaaaatgtatgcACTGAGGTATGATTTAATGAATGTTGCACAATCAATTGTGATAAGTTATATTAACTATCTTCCAAaggaaaatgtatttttaaattccttaAATACATTCCTTATACAAAATGTATAGCAAATGGGACTATAAATTTAATAGCCAGCAACAAGATATTCAAGAGCATTCTATTTTTCGTGATCTGTATTTTTTTAACTCTCGTAGCtttttataaactttttaaaaattttcgtcCACAACACAAATGAACAATTACCAGAAAGAATTTGGcctaattttaatgataataatgataacgAAGTGCGCCAAATTCTTGATATTGATTTAGTTTAgctaaataataaatgagtgatgatatatacatatatatatatttaaaccGATGCTGAAGTTATActcaaaatataatatttccaAAACTGTTGCTTATGTCTCGAATCTTAATGTACTCATAACTTACTAGTTCTATATTGTTCATGCTATTTTATTCCACCATTTTCAACGTTTTATTGTTACTTGTGAAATATAGAATTTGGCACACACATGTATACTAAttaacaaaaagaaagaaagaagaaacaaagaaaagcTTTTTGCAAAATGCTCAAAAACTGTTAAAATGTGTTCCATATTTAGAAACCACGCACATTGTTAGCCTGGACATAGTTTAATTTATAACATTGTACCAGGCCTATTCTGTAAGTTTTTAgtatatctttattttcaacCTGTTAGTATATAATTATAGGTTCATTATCGAATAAATTGTATATCTTGCCAATATTAAACATGCTACAAATAATAAAGCATTATGCAATTTAATCTTGCAGTTTGTTGTTTTAATCTTTGATAAGATAGTATAAAGCACATTTCTTTAACCATCACTCGTTATAATTTACTTTGTATAGAATTTAATAGGTTTCTAGGGAACACACGGTGACTCGATCCTTGGATGGGTATGTAATTACAGTTAAGACCTTAAGATACCTTTAAGATATATTCAGCTTACAGAATAGGCCTATGAAGTTAAATGTTCATAATCTCTTTTTTTCTGGTTTTtaatgcaatgtaataatTATCCATTAAAATGTGTTGATTGTATAGCTTGAAATAGATGATGGGAAAGAACTAACTGAAGAATTTTTCCAAGAGGAATTACATCCAAAAATCAGTTTACATCAGccaaaatttgcaaaacctAAGGGTCCACCAGGCAGAGGTGCAAAGCGTTTAACCAAGGTTCAAGATATAGGAACTTCGGAACAAGAGatctaaatgaaatatttttaaaatttgttgaacTAAGCTAATAAGATATACGTGTGCatatcatatatatattttgttccTTTTTCATCGAGTGATGTTTGTTTCACCTTGCTTATTTCTTACCAAATAGTATTGTTCGCTTCataatcaattattattattatttattacattacatttttgAAATGAATTCAGCAGAATTagaattctttttctaaatatcAGGCCTATTCTGTAACTGCAGTTCTAAACTgcttgtaatttatttaatttcatacgCAGAGTATTATTGGGATGTAAATATGGAATGTTTATAACAATGATTTATATTATATGAAAACTTGTATTTTTTCAAGTTACGTGTGATTCATTAATTTCTCAATAGCATCAGGTGtgattatttttccttttaaaagtttgtataatataattggaatccaaaattattttttctttaacgtattattattatttatatatatacatctATATATTATTGTACAATATGTTATAATTCAGTGTTTATACAAATCAAGGCGTATGTTGATTAAACATACTAaactattattaaaatttttctttaaattttattgtttttgcTTTTCATCTCCATAAATCGCTTTTCTCATATTTTGATGGTCATCATATGCCTGCTTGAACTGTTTATGTTCCTCGTTCAGAAACTTTCTCTGTTCATGGATAATGctatgaaatagaaattgttgataatgttaatatttaagACGAATAAAACagttgaaaattttgtaaaatcaGCTGCATTAATTACTCTTGTCTTGCATTTATCCATTTGTTACTCGCTTTGTACAGATCACCCATTTCTGTTCCAGttacatataatattattgaCGCTACAGAACCGGATATAGCACCTAATATAGTCCCAAGAACACAACCTGCAACTGCTCCTTTCAATCCCATGTTAGTTTTGTACACAGCACCTGCTACGGCACCACCAATAACATGGTTCAATGGATCAAATTTTCCTTTATATACTTGTAAAGCTGCAGCTGTACCCCTAATGGAAAACTATATATTACTTTATGTAATCGTAACATACAAATATATGATTATTCTTAATCTTACGAGAATAAGAAACAAAATGTTCCAAGTTTAAAACTAAACGGTAGACCTCCTTTACAAATTGCCACAGCTACTTTATAATGCAATAGTCTTTTGGCCTCGTAGTGATTCTTAAATATGGTCGCTTGATTGTCCGCTACAAAATTTTCTGTAACAAATCTTGATCTAGCTACTCCGCCTATAATAAATCCAACTACCATGCCTGCAGCTGTTGTATTTATAACAGACTGTAACTCTTTAGTAGTATAACCATTTCTattcgaataaaataatacagttAGATAAGGTTTACAAAGGATGATATTTCTGTTTGGAGTTGAATTAAAGTATTCTTACTCGTCAATGAAAAAGTCTTTCACTTTGTCCATGCCAACCCTCATTGGGGTTATTTCAGCTAATTTATCTTCGGGTACAGCATCATTTCGACTTGGTCCACcgaaaaatggtaaaaagGCTATTGGAGCTACTCCTCTATTTATTGCTAAACGCAgcatattttctttatttgatCATTAACCTTCTGTATTAAATAACACTTAATATTCAAACGAACGGATGGTTAATGATTTGAGATGCTGCAAAAAcatattcttttcatttcattttttaacgaacagttaatataatatacataaatatgtaaacattatttaacctttcataataattaattcGCACAGTGGTGAATAGTTCAAAAAtcgatttatttaatttgctTATCGATTGTTGATATATCGAAGCATATGCGATTTATCGAAACGAATGAAAAGACAGTTTCGAATATGTTCGAAAGCCTAACGGTTGTTCAATTTCAACAagtaacaattattatttttataataataaattatgatAGATTAGTCGAATTTTATTGCAACTTATTATATGAACAATATGAACGCCATGATACATAATACTGCAATAGAGTTATTATAGCATACAATTGTAGCATAAAATTCAAGTTGATTTTTCTCCGAAAATATTCATCGATTTATCGCGTTCTCATCAATGGTATTCTCGTATTACCGAAGCCTAATTTTTGCGTTTCGAATCAGATTCGTCTATGGAGTTTCTAGGGCCCAGGGCAACAGTTGATATTGAAAATACGTAACCAAATCTCTCAATAAATTTATCTAATAAAATACAGGGTTCTAGAATTCGCATAATATCCGGAAATGGGGGtttgctggggtgattctgaataactttttcctttaccaaaatgttggttgaagctacgtttttgagttattcacgaaaaacactggccaatcagagagCGCGTAGAGCGCGCGCTCAACCACGAAAGCGTTGGCTTTCGACCGCGCTCGGTCAtggtcgtgaacaaacgcaTTGGCACAGCGTGGGTGTCGAGAGAAGCGTGCGACAAATGTTAATCGTCTTAAATTAAGAACAATGTggaattattcgttattcatgaaCAACGAATGCGTTTGTCAATGCATTTGTTCACGACAACGATCGAGCGCGGTTTAGAGCCAACGCTCCCGAGGTTGagcgcgcgctctgattggccagtgtttttcgttaataactcaaaaacgaagcttcaaccaacattttggtaaaggaaaaagttgttcagaatcaccccattTCCGAGTATTACGAGaattctgggacaccctgtatattactTTTTAGATACTGGGTAAAATGCGGAAATCCCTAAACGCTCCTCCTGTACGTACTAGGGGAGGTTTCAGTCTGCCCAATATGGAATGCGGACAGGTTCGTAGACGCGCCTAATAAAAGGTGAGACTCGCAGGTGCATCGAAGGATCCCAAATGCGCCGGCGTACGACGTTGTCCTGACGTAACGTCGTTACGTCAGAACGTGGCCCGTGGTACGCAAGGGGGATAGTACGCGTGGGTGTGCTGGAAAGGACGACAAAGAAGAGGGGCGCAGGAAGAGTAGTGGAGGGGGTGGAACGTCAATAGGAGAATCCTTTCTGTGGCAAGTGGGAGAGTTGTTTGAAGAGAGGGGCGAATGTAACGAGGCACGATCAAGGTGGGCGGAAAGCAGGGCTGTCGCCTGAGCTGCTCTTAAATGTGCCATACAAATTGGATCTAGTTTTCCTTTATGTAGCTACAAAATGTAAGATGATATCATTCTTGACTCTGTTTCTACCGTTCTCAGTCCAGAATATACAAACCTCCTTTTGAAAGAAGagtattcttcattttttttaaggCACTTTCAACCCCTGTTCCCTTTAAGGCTACGGCACTGCCCGGAACCGTCACGTTAGGAGTGAAAGCTGGAACAGAACAGGACAGTTATGTTTGCCTCGCATAGTTTTCGGTGTACTCAACTCGAAAGTCTCCGAGGAGCGAATAATTCAACCCATTTACTATAATTATGAAATCTATTGATCGACTATTCTATGAACGCTTTAGTTTCGTCCCTGGAAATGAAAAGTAGATACAGGAGGATCAATGAGAGGCCTGTAGAATAACATATCACAAAGTACTTTCTTTCAAttctgaataaaaataaaaaggaagaaggtggttgattattgagaacatttcaattattttcatttgaaacaaCAAATTATAGGGATTTCCCTTATTTTACTTCATTACAATAATTGAAAGGAGAAATGGATTTCAAATTCAAGTAATTTTCATAGGAATAATCCTCGTCCCTTGCAACTTCAATGCTCAGGATGTTCCGGTTCCTAGTATCATTTGAAGGGATCTTCAATATTATCTGAAGCAGCCGGTGTCGTTGTCTGTACATCTCCGGCGAGCTTGTTAGCTTTCGTCTCGCCTTGGCTACCGATTTACTGGCTTACGGGCGAGCAGTCGGATCAAAACAAGTCCTGTCCATTCAACCAGCCCAGAAAGGGGCAGACACGATCTAGATAGACGTATCTAGATAGCACGTCTGCGTACACCATTGAGCCAGGGGAGCTTTCCAAGCCACGATGCGGAAGGGGTAGCTCGGTGAACGGGGGTAAACTGTCCTCGTAGGGATGCCACCAGTCGCGTATACCTTCTGGTTCCTTCTCTTCTCAAGGACCCCTCGAGAATTGTAATTCAAGAACTTGAAGAATTTGGCAATTTTCATTCTCcataaattattgattaatattaatagtaaaaattgttaagaattatctgttttattttattatatttaaattattgttaGAGATTAATTTGGaacattttgaattttaagaTTCCTCAAATTGAAGATGGTATCAGATACCATCATAATATACCATGATCCCTTTGTAGAATTTCTTAGGAACCAGGCACCCTCTAGAAATTGTACACCACCGCATTTTATCGGTCTAGGAAGGGGAAGCGTAGCACAGCATCAGTGGCGTATCATCTGGTGGGGATGTGTCAGTAGGCGCTAGTGATGTACTCAATCAATGGTCAGAcacagggccggccctgagatttcgggggtccgAGGCGGGGCCCCTTCACATGTATGACCCTTATGGGGCCCTAGGCGACCGCCTAGTCCgcctaggcccagggccggccctggtcAGACATTTTCTCCGACATTGTACAATCACAGAATTTACAATATCTTTGTTGGAAATCCTATAATAAAACATAACAAAAACTGAAACGAGTAACGTTATTGTGCCCAGCTTCACTTCTCTGGTGATATACAAGTGGTAATATAAATCACAGTGGCTTCAAATCAGTGCACCGAATTTTGTTTATAGGATAGTGATAGCAAGAAGTGTCATCTGATTTTTACTTTTGACCACTGGTGCCTTATGCCTCTTACGATCCCAGTCGCTCTGTAGCCctagaagaataaaaatctGTTCGTAACGAATatagtattattttattaaaatatcccATAATATCCAACAATCTTCATGTTGCATTGCAATCTATTACACTTCTCATACAATATCTGGAATATCTAAAATACAAACCCATCAGGTAAAGTTGATTCTAGGCAACAAATTAAATGGTCAGTATTTAAATCCATTTTCGGTCAGTATCTTATTACCACAATGGTCGGTATAAAAATGCTAaacggttaggttaggttaggtcatTATGGCCCAacggggcggtgggccttgataattctgcccaccgcccccaacagGATGAGGGGGGGAACTTCG containing:
- the LOC114877838 gene encoding twinfilin isoform X3, encoding MSHQTGIKANDALKKLFAKCRDGKIRVLKVSIENEELAPAAFSKPANKWQDDYDKMIKPLIVENQPAYILYRLDTKSPDSGYDWLFISWSPDTAPVRQKMLYASTKATLKQEFGTASIKEELHGTVPEDITLEGYHKYKRNDAAPAPLTTAEEELAELKKTTVTTDYSVETRHQTLSGVAFPVTDEAKQAITDLGKGIHEYVQLKIDLEEEKIHLVTACDVSLDKLPTKVPSDSARYHLYNFKHTHEGDYMECIVFIYSMPGYSCSIKERMLYSSCKAPLLDLIQSLGVSITKKMYKKSSELTV
- the LOC114877838 gene encoding twinfilin isoform X2, producing the protein MSHQTGIKANDALKKLFAKCRDGKIRVLKVSIENEELAPAAFSKPANKWQDDYDKMIKPLIVENQPAYILYRLDTKSPDSGYDWLFISWSPDTAPVRQKMLYASTKATLKQEFGTASIKEELHGTVPEDITLEGYHKYKRNDAAPAPLTTAEEELAELKKTTVTTDYSVETRHQTLSGVAFPVTDEAKQAITDLGKGIHEYVQLKIDLEEEKIHLVTACDVSLDKLPTKVPSDSARYHLYNFKHTHEGDYMECIVFIYSMPGYSCSIKERMLYSSCKAPLLDLIQSLGVSITKKLEVNSGEELADMLEDPPTIKETAAITPATPSTPYAPTQSIPEKKSKQKRSCVLS
- the LOC114877838 gene encoding twinfilin isoform X1, producing MSHQTGIKANDALKKLFAKCRDGKIRVLKVSIENEELAPAAFSKPANKWQDDYDKMIKPLIVENQPAYILYRLDTKSPDSGYDWLFISWSPDTAPVRQKMLYASTKATLKQEFGTASIKEELHGTVPEDITLEGYHKYKRNDAAPAPLTTAEEELAELKKTTVTTDYSVETRHQTLSGVAFPVTDEAKQAITDLGKGIHEYVQLKIDLEEEKIHLVTACDVSLDKLPTKVPSDSARYHLYNFKHTHEGDYMECIVFIYSMPGYSCSIKERMLYSSCKAPLLDLIQSLGVSITKKLEIDDGKELTEEFFQEELHPKISLHQPKFAKPKGPPGRGAKRLTKVQDIGTSEQEI
- the LOC114877838 gene encoding twinfilin isoform X5, whose protein sequence is MSHQTGIKANDALKKLFAKCRDGKIRVLKVSIENEELAPAAFSKPANKWQDDYDKMIKPLIVENQPAYILYRLDTKSPDSGYDWLFISWSPDTAPVRQKMLYASTKATLKQEFGTASIKEELHGTVPEDITLEGYHKYKRNDAAPAPLTTAEEELAELKKTTVTTDYSVETRHQTLSGVAFPVTDEAKQAITDLGKGIHEYVQLKIDLEEEKIHLVTACDVSLDKLPTKVPSDSARYHLYNFKHTHEGDYMECIVFIYSMPGYSCSIKERMLYSSCKAPLLDLIQSLGVSITKKVT
- the LOC114877838 gene encoding twinfilin isoform X4, whose amino-acid sequence is MSHQTGIKANDALKKLFAKCRDGKIRVLKVSIENEELAPAAFSKPANKWQDDYDKMIKPLIVENQPAYILYRLDTKSPDSGYDWLFISWSPDTAPVRQKMLYASTKATLKQEFGTASIKEELHGTVPEDITLEGYHKYKRNDAAPAPLTTAEEELAELKKTTVTTDYSVETRHQTLSGVAFPVTDEAKQAITDLGKGIHEYVQLKIDLEEEKIHLVTACDVSLDKLPTKVPSDSARYHLYNFKHTHEGDYMECIVFIYSMPGYSCSIKERMLYSSCKAPLLDLIQSLGVSITKKVNV
- the LOC114877839 gene encoding RPII140-upstream gene protein codes for the protein MLRLAINRGVAPIAFLPFFGGPSRNDAVPEDKLAEITPMRVGMDKVKDFFIDENGYTTKELQSVINTTAAGMVVGFIIGGVARSRFVTENFVADNQATIFKNHYEAKRLLHYKVAVAICKGGLPFSFKLGTFCFLFSGTAAALQVYKGKFDPLNHVIGGAVAGAVYKTNMGLKGAVAGCVLGTILGAISGSVASIILYVTGTEMGDLYKASNKWINARQDIIHEQRKFLNEEHKQFKQAYDDHQNMRKAIYGDEKQKQ